A single window of Salvia splendens isolate huo1 chromosome 8, SspV2, whole genome shotgun sequence DNA harbors:
- the LOC121745685 gene encoding eukaryotic translation initiation factor 4B3-like produces the protein MAATVKTAWAKPGAWALDAEENESELLQQQEETVVAPNGHSESADFPSLALAKTKKKKKQVLTLQEFSTYSTAKPAAFQAKGLTTDELMALPTGPRERTTEELDRNKLGGGFRSYGGGMRDEQPRRHGSFNRESNRELAPYRADETANWAAGKRSSAGSGFERRERGTRV, from the coding sequence ATGGCGGCTACGGTGAAGACAGCGTGGGCGAAGCCAGGCGCGTGGGCTCTGGACGCGGAGGAGAACGAGTCGGAGCTCCTCCAGCAGCAGGAGGAAACGGTGGTGGCGCCAAACGGCCACTCCGAGTCGGCGGATTTCCCGTCCCTGGCTCTGGCGAAGactaagaagaaaaagaagcagGTCCTCACACTCCAGGAATTCTCGACCTACAGCACTGCGAAGCCGGCGGCCTTCCAGGCGAAGGGGTTGACGACGGACGAGCTGATGGCTCTCCCGACGGGTCCGCGAGAGCGGACGACGGAAGAGCTCGATCGGAACAAGCTAGGAGGGGGATTCAGATCCTATGGCGGCGGGATGAGGGATGAGCAGCCGCGGCGCCATGGGAGTTTCAATCGGGAGTCGAATCGCGAATTGGCGCCGTATAGGGCTGATGAGACTGCTAATTGGGCGGCGGGTAAGAGGTCTTCTGCTGGTAGTGGGtttgagaggagagagagagggaccAGAGTGTAA
- the LOC121743902 gene encoding alpha carbonic anhydrase 7-like gives MRFSSRVSKSSLIFLVLAISIAALARAQEVDDEREFSYDEKSGIGPSRWGEIRPEWKDCKAGEMQSPIDLLNEKVQIVSHLGKLRRSYKLANATLINRGHDMMLRWTNDAGNMQINGTLFHLRQCHWHSPSEHTLDGRKFDMEVHLVHESDDGRTAVIGIMYKIGRPDSFISLLKPGFKALGETEDIEKAIGMIDPNLIKFGSRKYYRYIGSLTVPPCTQNIIWSIVRKVRTVTKEQVKLIREAVHDTLEVNARPIQPANGRSMELYRPNDIKN, from the exons ATGAGGTTTTCAAGTAGAGTTTCTAAATCCTCCCTTATAtttcttgttcttgcaatcTCCATTGCAGCTTTGGCAAGAGCTCAAGAAGTTG ATGATGAAAGAGAGTTCAGTTACGACGAAAAAAGTGGGATCGGGCCATCACGTTGGGGAGAGATCCGGCCCGAGTGGAAGGATTGTAAGGCGGGGGAAATGCAGTCTCCCATAGATTTGCTTAATGAGAAGGTTCAAATAGTTTCCCATTTGGGAAAATTACGTAGAAGTTACAAACTTGCTAATGCTACTCTCATCAATAGAGGCCATGATATGatg TTAAGATGGACAAATGATGCTGGGAATATGCAAATAAATGGAACCTTATTTCACCTCAGGCAATGCCATTGGCACTCACCTTCCGAACACACTCTCGATGGAAGaaa GTTCGACATGGAGGTTCATTTGGTTCACGAGAGCGACGACGGCCGCACTGCTGTAATCGGAATCATGTACAAAATTGGACGCCCGGACTCCTTCATATCACTG TTAAAACCAGGGTTTAAAGCATTGGGTGAAACAGAAGATATCGAAAAAGCTATTGGTATGATTGATCCCAACTTGATCAAATTCGGGAGTAGAAAATATTATAGATACATCGGTTCACTTACGGTTCCACCTTGTACTCAAAATATCATATGGTCTATTGTAAGAAAG GTGAGGACGGTGACAAAAGAACAAGTAAAATTGATCCGGGAGGCTGTGCACGAT ACCTTGGAAGTAAATGCAAGGCCAATCCAACCTGCCAATGGGCGTTCCATGGAGCTCTACAGGCCAAATGATATTAAGAATTGA